The following coding sequences are from one Amyelois transitella isolate CPQ chromosome 23, ilAmyTran1.1, whole genome shotgun sequence window:
- the LOC106140051 gene encoding RNA-binding protein 34, with translation MDYVVGSVAALISGNVTPNRPKLVRRALTPTKHQPSPNVTPKSQFAEDRSLFLSPTQQKKKAIVKKSPKRIFQNPDLDVTLENEGKNSQSSPKANKVKKHLKEDLEADNSKGSVTSSPKNRNKSLDTSTDISSSKKKPNQPSDNVGDMQNNEMSKKKKNKKHIEEEAESQTENKEENIVKSPKRSKKRTSAQIEQNAEITESSDVSPKKKSKKVKHSESNENNEVSENTDVAEKIFKKNKKKHNKTQKKPETNDRLDSNCEEKEESQKKPLVNPNAVTDKDTDSEHESDNEIESENDEANKDILDTGPAQDSSDEEEEASTSKNVMLEKAEKTKEPVSDDEVRRTLFVGNVPYTKKCKKELKKIFSKYGTIETVRIRTVPVKDPRYTPKLALIKNELHPERTTVNVYVKFKEESSVEQALSENNTVLNDHHLRVTRSQSTGAAHDPKCSVFVGNLPFGLEDEAFRAKFESCGQIESVRIIRDKKTNAGKGFGYINFASKDGVELALNLTEEDLTIKNRILRVKRCMQSRPGTNPGPKGNQSLNHGGNRGFVRRNDGQGAKHGNSHGKFPGKFQGNKEEGAYRRIMNKRKGQEGGEAPFEKKAKNSNQPQKEKKQRKEFVGMTAEKRKKHTFNKGQKKKKILSEILANK, from the exons ATGGATTATGTTGTAGGCAGCGTCGCTGCTCTTATATCGGGCAATGTAACACCAAATAGACCCAAACTAGTGCGTAGAGCTCTAACGCCTACAAAACATCAACCTTCTCCGAATGTGACACCGAAAAGTCAATTCGCCGAAGATAgatctttatttctttctccaaCGCAGCAGAAAAAGAAAGCTATCGTTAAGAAGTCGCCGAAGAGGATTTTTCAGAATCCTGACTTGGATGTGACATTGGAAAACGAAGGTAAAAATTCTCAGAGTAGTCCAAAAGCTAACAAGGTCAAGAAACATTTAAAAGAGGATTTGGAGGCTGATAATTCGAAAGGTAGCGTTACTTCTTCGCCTAAgaatagaaataaatcattaGATACGTCTACTGAtatttcatcatcaaaaaAGAAACCAAACCAACCAAGTGACAATGTAGGAGATATGCAAAATAATGAGATgtcaaaaaagaagaaaaataaaaagcacaTTGAAGAGGAAGCTGAAAGccaaactgaaaataaagaagaaaatattgttaagaGTCCGAAAAGAAGTAAAAAGCGAACATCTGCTCAGATTGAACAAAACGCAGAAATCACGGAATCAAGCGACGTGTCACCTAAAAAGAAGAGCAAGAAAGTGAAACACAGTGaaagtaatgaaaataatgaagtttCTGAAAATACTGACGTAGCtgagaaaatttttaaaaagaacaaaaagaaacataacaaaacGCAGAAAAAACCCGAAACAAATGACAGGTTAGATAGTAATTGTGAAgaaaaagaggaatcccagaAGAAACCCCTGGTGAATCCGAATGCAGTTACAGATAAAGATACAGATTCGGAACATGAATCGgataatgaaattgaatcGGAGAATGATGAGGCGAATAAAGATATACTTGACACTGGTCCGGCTCAAGACAGCTCTGATGAGGAAGAAGAAGCATCTACTTCTAAGAATGTAATG TTGGAGAAAGCTGAAAAGACCAAGGAGCCAGTGAGCGATGATGAAGTGCGACGGACACTGTTTGTGGGGAACGTGCCCTACACCAAGAAATGCAAGAAGGAGCTGAAGAAGATCTTCAGCAAATACGGGACAATTGAAACAGTCAG GATCCGCACAGTGCCAGTGAAGGACCCCCGGTACACGCCCAAGCTGGCTCTCATAAAGAATGAACTACATCCAGAACGTACCACGGTCAATGTGTACGTCAAGTTCAAAGAGGAATCCTCTGTTGAGCAG GCTCTGTCAGAGAACAATACGGTTCTCAACGATCATCATCTGCGGGTGACCCGCAGTCAGTCCACGGGGGCCGCCCATGATCCCAAATGTTCAGTTTTTGTTGGTAACCTGCCTTTTGGTCTGGAAGACGAGGCGTTCCGGGCGAAGTTTGAGAGCTGCGGGCAGATTGAGTCGGTCAGGATTATAAGGGACAAGAAGACTAATGCTGGGAAAG GTTTCGGCTACATTAATTTCGCGTCGAAAGACGGCGTGGAACTGGCTTTGAACTTGACAGAGGAAGACTTGACAATTAAGAACAGAATATTGAGAGTGAAACGGTGCATGCAGTCCCGCCCGGGaacgaacccgggacctaagGGGAACCAGTCACTCAATCATGGGGGAAACAGag gGTTCGTCAGAAGAAATGATGGACAAGGTGCAAAGCATGGgaattcccatgggaaattCCCGGGAAAATTCCAGGGGAACAAAGAAGAGGGGGCGTATAGGAGGATCATGAATAAAAGGAAGGGTCAG GAGGGCGGCGAAGCTCCATTTGAGAAGAAAGCGAAGAATTCGAATCAGCCACAGAAGGAGAAGAAACAGAGGAAAGAATTCGTCGGCATGACAGCTGAAAAGAGAAAG AAACACACATTCAACAAGGggcagaagaagaagaagattctTAGTGAAATTCTAGCGAACAAATGA